One segment of Chroococcidiopsis sp. TS-821 DNA contains the following:
- a CDS encoding helicase C-terminal domain-containing protein: MIEAEVHYSLHNFLRSQGEASWHHHLTMARLVARGLRLKRSALIQVGAGSGYQGRYRLSYLAPALMWQEAVIIVAPEEVQQRLLRVEIPPLQQWLQTEKQILTSNSWADDDFQGLLLTSPASWLEAQLAGKGFPSNIPTILDGVDDLEAWTRTQLTATIQPSDWDELMLAFPKHVEAIRDARVQLTKAIFQHPVNPYECYLSSQQEQDILYSLDQTLAISRQSTAPQRTDNHDSEPSMSTRKLGVPHAWRKFWQLCSSDNQLLWATVARSQGSFSLHSSPVEVASTLAPIWSRQPVVLVGSALDQETEAPIYRKNLGLGELTCLKFSDDRRENLIQLYLPDRLPLPNTPEFQTAFIEKVHSLLSLTTASPGLTVILVGDVPLKAQVGAALAAEFGSRVQVEKTTSLDQRGILIAGWEFWRQHLGELPTPQLLIVATLPLPSLENPLVAGRVAYYKRKHQDWFRLYLLPAALNELSRAIAPVRERHGVVALLDSRVLHRSYGSQVLAALSPMARIDYLDSSLLTPAN, encoded by the coding sequence GTGATTGAAGCAGAAGTCCATTACTCACTGCATAACTTCTTGCGATCGCAAGGCGAAGCTTCCTGGCACCATCATCTGACAATGGCACGGCTGGTAGCACGCGGATTGCGACTCAAGCGTAGTGCTTTAATTCAAGTCGGCGCTGGTAGTGGCTATCAAGGGCGCTATCGCCTGAGTTATCTTGCTCCTGCACTGATGTGGCAAGAGGCTGTGATTATAGTTGCCCCTGAGGAAGTACAGCAGCGATTGCTACGAGTTGAAATTCCTCCACTACAACAGTGGTTGCAAACTGAGAAACAAATTCTCACAAGTAATTCTTGGGCTGACGATGATTTTCAGGGATTACTGCTGACTTCTCCAGCATCGTGGTTAGAAGCACAGCTAGCAGGAAAAGGATTCCCTAGCAATATACCAACAATTCTTGATGGTGTTGATGACCTCGAAGCTTGGACTCGCACGCAACTCACTGCAACGATTCAACCGAGTGATTGGGATGAATTGATGCTTGCTTTTCCCAAGCACGTAGAAGCTATTCGGGATGCACGAGTTCAACTAACAAAAGCGATTTTTCAACATCCTGTCAATCCTTACGAATGCTATTTAAGCTCGCAACAAGAACAGGACATTCTTTATAGTCTTGACCAAACCTTAGCGATAAGTCGCCAAAGTACAGCGCCACAACGCACTGACAATCATGACTCAGAGCCATCTATGTCAACGCGCAAGCTCGGTGTCCCGCATGCTTGGCGTAAGTTTTGGCAGCTTTGTTCCAGCGATAATCAACTGCTTTGGGCAACAGTTGCGCGTTCTCAAGGTTCATTCTCCTTGCACTCTTCTCCTGTCGAAGTTGCTTCTACGCTTGCACCAATTTGGTCTAGACAGCCCGTCGTTTTAGTGGGTAGTGCTTTGGATCAGGAAACTGAAGCACCAATTTATCGAAAAAACTTGGGTTTAGGCGAGTTAACTTGTCTCAAGTTTTCTGACGATCGCCGCGAAAATCTGATTCAACTTTATCTACCCGATCGCTTACCGCTACCAAATACGCCAGAATTTCAAACCGCCTTCATCGAAAAAGTTCATTCACTGCTGAGCCTAACTACGGCGTCGCCTGGATTAACCGTCATTTTGGTAGGTGATGTACCGCTCAAAGCACAGGTCGGCGCTGCCTTAGCTGCAGAATTTGGCTCTAGGGTACAAGTAGAAAAAACAACTTCTTTAGATCAACGCGGTATCTTGATCGCTGGTTGGGAATTTTGGCGACAGCATTTGGGTGAACTACCAACTCCACAACTGTTAATCGTTGCTACGTTACCTCTACCTTCTTTAGAAAACCCCTTAGTCGCAGGTCGAGTCGCATACTACAAGCGCAAGCATCAAGATTGGTTTCGACTGTATCTCTTGCCAGCTGCTCTAAATGAGTTATCCCGCGCGATCGCTCCTGTCCGCGAGCGTCATGGTGTTGTTGCTTTACTGGATAGCCGAGTTTTACACCGGAGTTATGGCTCTCAAGTTCTCGCCGCACTCAGCCCGATGGCAAGAATCGATTATCTAGATTCTAGTCTTCTAACTCCAGCTAATTGA